agtttcctgtttaccgcccgcgtccaaaattgaaaatctcaaaattagtaattatttctaattttctcctttaaaataactttcaactacttctacttgccattttttaataatatcaacaataatgatgaatgaacaaagagtacaactccaccttcacttatttataaaatcaaatgttgttgtgaaataattaaattcccgctctagtcaaaacgagtcaatagttgcttgtaatagttcaaactaaataaagaaaataaaagataattaataattaaaagtcacctcgtccctttttcaaaatctttaagggggtactacacccctggccaattttgtgcttatttttgcatttttctccaaaattatagtaaggtaagatatgtatattataggggcaatggctacaactactgcactgaaaattcagcaactcaaggcaagtagttattgatttattgatcaaatattggttttccctcatttttgactgtaactccacaactgtggtctgtattgaaataaaatttccagtgcagtagttgtagtccttgcccctataatattacttgtcaccaatgcgctataatttttgagaaaaatgcaaaaataggcacaaaattggccaggggtgtagtacccccttaacaggaaactaataatcaagtgcgaagggcctattCATATATGTATGTAGAGTATATAGACTAGACTAGTGTTTAAAGAGAATCTAGACTATAGTCTACCTAACCTCCAGTCACCGGCTGCCACCGAGATCTACACGCTTTCCCTTCACTACGCTCTTCCGAAATTCTACATGACACAGCACTGCAATTTCACCGCACATATTAAAAGTATGCTTAAATTCCAGTGCCTGCACTACCAATCTCTTCTCATTACCATGTATTCAGTTAATTTACGCTAAATTCTTTCCAGCTTTTTCATGATAAAAACGAATCACCAGcacatttatttaattatttattgtagATCTGAATATTTCCCACCTAGTGACCTTTATCAGTTAGCTAGCCACACTAGCTCTGACTCGTTGTTTGTTTAACCGGTCGGTCTGGGTGGGCGGCTTCCTGGGCGCATGcgtttgggtcctgatgggaccaggctcaagcaaaatgcttaagCAAAAATTGGCCAAGCCTTTTAGAAGGAAAAAGAACAAGGAataaggccactcccaacaaatcaattggCTGTTCTACAAGACTTCTTTGGACTGGATATTAGTAATGTAATACATACCATGTATGTACAGGATCTTGGATGGAAAAACCTGGTGATGATGAGCAGGCGATGTCATTTGGTTATAGGGCGCTTGCACAAAAGGTTTTAAGGTTGATAAAAATGACCTGCATTGAGAGTCAGTCAAGTGAcgctggaggacaaacaaactattATCATCCTCTGTGAATCTTTGGCGCATTATTCAAACCCATGCTTTGTAAGGAATACTAGCACTCTGTGggtgatatttcattttcacaTGCTCATGATGCTCCAATATCGTTTTTGTGCCTCCAGGGCTAGTGACCCGTGGCATACATGAAGCCTGCCTAGAATGAGCTGTGACCGATTCATTTgtggaaaaagaaaagaattagagaataaacgataggaatttttattttgcctatcctctaccgtgtgatagacgacaggcaggtccaatattttgcactacgaaaaaaatattggacccgcctgtcgcctatcataggtgaggataggcaaaataaaaattcctatcgcttattctcattcttagtcagttaaatattattttaataactgtaaacaattttttaaagcaaaaactaagttaccgtcataaaaactccctcattataaaatgaacgaaacttgtttacaacttcacgtattctgttgcgcgtgcTGCTatcgcgtcgcgtattccgcactagtctcacgcattacagcgcaatacatacgcgcacctctacaagcgtgtaaggcattatcaagacgcatgatggcgtggggtcgtctacggcctgataaacggcacccgaaatcttgcgattgtccaatcaaaaatgtgtctacgaactagaccactcccactgactaagaatggtaGTCAAATCACCATAGATTATCATAGGTTCATGATATTTGGTGGGAATGACCACCTAAATGAGACAAAGAATGTCAAGGTTATTTTAGGGTCATCTTGGATCAAATCACCATAGATTCTTgaatgttcatgaaatttggtgggaatgattAAACCTTCCGCTATTCACGGTCAGTGCAAAAGCAGAAGGTTGCAAAAGCAGATGAGACTTGTGGTTTGAAAACAGCCTTGTTAAACCTAAAATGTAAATGATTCCTCTTGCAAACAATAAATACCATGCTCTTTTCACAGTAATATATTATTACGATTtatgactgcatttgaaatattTAATAGATGAGCAAGGCAATAAAATACCATTCTGTTCACGTTGGATTGTGCTACTCAGTGCTTATACTGATTCCAGTTAGTAGACTTTACTTAATTTATAATTCGCCTTTTCCAATGGCTTCACAGCGCAACATCAAAACAACACCAaaaatgatcaaatacagaaTACAAAGGCAACAATATTATGGAACAAGATATGTCTTGAGCATGTTGATTACTAAAAGTGTTAGCAAAACATCAGACTATACATTGTATGGAGTTTGTTCAATAAAAGATAGAGAGACAGCCAGGATAGAGACCCTTTTTGAATGTAAATTGAAAAGCAATTTCATGGTTTTCTTGCAGGACAAATACACTGTGTAGCAGATCCACCAACATTGCACATAATGGCAACCCTCAGGCAATTCAACATGATTTGTGCTGCTGATGAGTGTCTTGGAATTGGTAAAGACCAACGGCTTCCATGGAAATTACCGTAAGTTCACCCAAATTATCGAATTCATTTGTTTGTCTGTTGAAAATATGTCTACTTGTATTTTACTGAACTGTCATGATGCCTTTTGTTTGGTTTATATTGTTTGTTTGGAAACCACATCATTTTCAGCACCAGTTTATCCACAAGTAATTGCCCTTTATGTAAAATActgtgccccccccaaaaaaaaaaacaccaaaccaAACAAACATGTCATTGATCAAAGTTGGCTTGTACATATGTGACTAGTTCACAACATTGACTCGACCATTGACTTACCATAAATACTGCTGACccacaatatttttatttattttgagggAGGATCGAGTATTCAAATAATAATGATAAGAAATTGGCTGTAATATCAGAGTACCGtattcactttttgagatattggacaggTAAATTCTGTTCAAAGTAAGCTTTACATGATACATACATGTCCAAGTTGATTGTTTGCAAGATAGTAAACATCCGTAACAGAGGTGAGAAACACTTAGTTCTCTTTTGTTTTTTGAGAAGTTTAATGGACCATATCTCAAACCAAGTTCTGCCCACATAACAACCCATTGGTTGAGGAGGCTCACAAATATGTATTTTAACAGTCTCATGATATCCTGTATGCATCACTGCCCCGGCACTGCATGTCCTTTAGTATTCGAAAACAGGTCTGATTTAGTATAGTCTTTGACCTaacaaaaactgaacatttttctTCAATTATAATGATTTACATTTCTTTTCTTGCAGATCTGAATTTGCCAACTTTCGGCATTTGGTTTCACTCCGAAAAGATAAGACCAAGAAGAATGCTGCCATCCTTGGCCGTAAAACATTCCTACTAGAAGGAGAACGGCAACCAGAAAAAAGCTTCTGCTATATTGTCATTAGTACAACATTAAAGTAAGTTTCTTTTTAGAACATCTAATTTTAATTGATATAGGGGGTGCCAGTCTGCCAGATGTATCAGGTATTGTGAGAATATCAGATGAAAAGAAATGTtgccatattttgaaaaaaaaattggctgCAGAGATACTGATGAGTACTTCTGTAATGGTTAAAATAAAAGGCATGTTGGGTGTTAGCCCGGGGggaggcactcaacttaaattttggtaggggtatgCGGTGCagagcgccaaactttgggaactaagaactgatttttaggcaaaataggggcttgatgaactgaaatttcaacatttttcaggggtgtgaaatctcctttttatgctgaattcctcttttttggaaatttctctGAGGCAacattttagctttttctttcattttcagcccattttgagcatatttcagtgcttttccactttttccctcttttttgaacaaagttcctcttttttcaataggggtcactcacacccctgatttttgtggggtctgtgaactaaaattgggcctaTTTAGAGGTTTTggagctaaaatattcaaaaattttctaaatttgagctaaagagctacaattgacAGAGTTTGAGGCACAATGAACTGGaacatgatgcaaatgtgggacTTAAGTTATATTTGTATGGATGTACCTGTATAAGGTTGCAATATGTATGGGAGTGTGTGTTTTTGTGTAGTTTTGGTTCAATTAAAACAAATACTCCCTCTCATGCCTCTGGACATTTAACTTTGACACAAGTGTCAATTAGCAGTAAGGTAATATGAAAGCTATGTTTTGGGTCAACTGTCGAAGGTTGTAGCTGTATGCATCTCAGgtatagctatagaatacccatcTCACCTCCCAACACACACCCATCCAGGGCTCATTGGGTTAGCGCTCatatattgaaataccctaccacgctttcacacagaaagaaggcaggattcccctcgctaagcacccgcctcaggaaagcttggtcataaaacggatggattatatgcatcagtgatacaccctgccttttgaagtggtctggtgacaaggattataataaaagtttatcaaagactggcaattttattgattgttgaactaattgaactaatcggctcatcgcacaacccaggaaagcgcactcctaatttaagtggctaattgcagtgttataatcacacaggatttaaacaaaagaaggctagcacaggaaagctgcaggatggcgcacagccgcacaccttcctgtgtaagggaatttcaatatgagcccttagggtTAGGGCtcattgggttagggttagggttaggcacccTGAGCAGGGTATTCTATATTTACTCTACATCTCATTATGATGTCAACAacgtatatgtgacatgatcaaggggaatgagtcacatgtaggCCCtgatcgaaaatgagttttacacatgtttctaaagaggacatttagagctttcagaaactgaaaaccccatgttgatatgacttttctttgtgaagttacgtcaatttatcaatcgctgaaaacaatataaaacaaaagaattttaacactttctttgccaatatctcaaattcaatattagcgacatccaactcatttcccttgatcgcgtcacatataacattttggtttttgattTTGCAACTCATTCATCCTGTACCGATATTGCTTTGTATTCTTTAGAGAGAAGCCACCTGTTGCATCGTATATGTGTAGAAGTGTTGCTGAAGCCATCCAACTAGTCTCCTCACCAGAACTGGCACCAGAAATAGAGAATGTGTGGATATGGGGAGGACATGGAGTCTACAAAGTAAGTAATATTAATAGAGAACAGGACATCAATCCATTTTGAAAAGTGAGGGGGGGGACACAGATTTGTTAAAAGTGGACTTTGGACATCAGCACAGTATGTCACACTTGTGCAGGGTGTTAGTCAGTGGAATgtggatgtgcccccctgagaagttgAATGAAGCAGTTGCataatgcacattttattattGGTCATGCACAACCTCAAATGGTGAATATAATACACTATTAGATAAATATTGTGCAGGAGGTTGACTATCATGTCTCTGCATTTGTTCACAAAGGATTTGAGTATTGGACACTCAACAGACACCGTATTCACCCTAATTAGCGCCCTCCCTTGTGAATTTTTGTTCAGTCACTACTTTAAATATGCTGGTTGTATGATATAGATAAAACTACTAGTTGAATCACAACAATATCATCTCGGCATAGAGTTGCAATTataaatgtgatatttgttcTCTGGGTAATATTTCTATCTTCTTGAAGTGGCAACTCATTAACACAAACTTTGCAGGTCTTCATGATTTAGTTTGTGTTATCAGGTTACATTATAATGTAgaatataagcttgggacttaaAACACAAGTGCCTGAGGTACCTGCTATTTGGGTTGAATGTGGGACACAATGTACAGCATCACTATTTTTTCTGATTAGAAAGTGGAACTAATCTacaattttgttttatgtatCTTAAATTTTATCCAGGAAGGTATGTCATTGCCACAGTGTCATCGTATATACCTCACAAGAGTGTATGCCAATTTTGAGTGTGATGCTTTCTTCCCTGGAATTGACACCACAAACTACAAATTAGTAAGGTAAGAAAAACAGGATAATCTGTTTAAAAAAGAATAGGTTGTTTACCCCTGGTTGGGGAGCTCTTTAAGATTACCATCGCTAGTTAGATACCATCTTTTGAAGCAGTAaatcaaaataaatgaaaaagcaTTTCCATATAAATTTAACTTTATGAGGTTTGGGAAAACTGACATATGATAAATTGTAAAAACCAAAAAATCAGGGCCCAGTGAGGTTTGAATTCCAGGCTTCACGATTATCGGCAATAAGTCATACCATTGCACTACCTGAGATCACAGCTGCTAGTCCAGATTGCATACTCTCTCCCATTGTCTTAGCAGCCAATTATATAATTAAGATGTGAGGAGGCCTACAAAATTCTTCACTCTAGCAGAGTGTAAGACAATGTGAGACACAGTTTTATCATGTAATGAATGGAAATAAATGGTGAAGTCCTAATGCAACTTGCAAGTGCTGGCATCATCTATTTCCTGGCATATTGATTGTGTCTCTGTCTTTCGCCCTGCTTAGGCCGCCTCATttcttaaatatttaaaaattatcTAAATTTGTTAAAAATCTTGCAACATTGCATTACATTGGATTACTACAATAATAAAATTAAGACAGATGAATAAgaagcaaaaaaaacccaaaaaacccgACAACAACAATCAGGTCATAGGGTCAGAAGCCTCAACAAATGGGGTCATTCATTGAGACCTGGAACATTTTTGGCCCATAACAGTGCCAAATACAGGAATGTCAAAGAAGGAGTCTAAATTGAGTCAAATTTGGCAATTTTGGTGAGAGGGTATTTAAAATTTGTTCAGAACTATTTAAAAAGAAGTCATTTGGTGAAAGTGAGTTTGAAAAATGGGGTCAGATGTAGCCCCACATCCCCATCAATCATTTTCATTGAGTATAAAGCTAGGCAAAACAAAAAGCCCACAGTTTCTGCCCATTTGTGGTGATCAAAGTAAGGGTACTAGGTTCATTCTTTTTTGTCTTGAAATCAACATCTTTCTTTTTCAATTATGAATAAAATGTTCACTATTTAGTGAGCTATCTGTCTATTATT
Above is a window of Amphiura filiformis chromosome 20, Afil_fr2py, whole genome shotgun sequence DNA encoding:
- the LOC140143105 gene encoding dihydrofolate reductase-like; translation: MATLRQFNMICAADECLGIGKDQRLPWKLPSEFANFRHLVSLRKDKTKKNAAILGRKTFLLEGERQPEKSFCYIVISTTLKEKPPVASYMCRSVAEAIQLVSSPELAPEIENVWIWGGHGVYKEGMSLPQCHRIYLTRVYANFECDAFFPGIDTTNYKLVSDPNIPEDIQEENGIKYKFEIYERFQVG